In Desulfosoma caldarium, the genomic window GGGAAATTCAGGTCGAGGAGGAATCCCATGCCGGATACAGGCGTTTGCCCGCGGATCGATTGGGAGGGCGCTTTCAGCGCCGAGCGCCTGGCGGCCTACGCGTCCCTGGTCGACCAGGAAAAAATGGATGAACTGCTCTCTCTGGGCCGCGATTTGCGCGGTGTCAAGGTGCAGCAGATCAATTCGGCCCGTAGCGGGGGAGGGGTGGCCGAAATGCTCCGGTCCCTCGTACCCTTCGAGCGGGCCCTGGGTCTGGACGTGACTTGGGACGTTATCCGCGCGGAGCCTAGCTTTTTCATCTACACCAAGACCGTGCACAACTTTCTCCAGGGTAGGCCCAATGTTCCGGACCTGGCCGGGACCAAGGTCTACTGGGATACCAACCGGCAGAACTATGCCGCGGTGCGGGAGGACGCCGACATAATAGTAGTTCACGACCCCCAGCCGGCCGGACTGATCAAGTTCGCACCGGAGCACGTGAGGCGGCGGCAGAAGTGGATCTGGCGCTGCCACATCCACCTTTCGAGGGAGCACCAGTTCGTCCTGGATTTCATAAGGAGCCTCACCGAGGAGTACGATTTGGTGGTCTTTTCGGCCGCCAAGTTTCTGCCCCGTTGGAAGGTGACCTCCGCGGTCATTCTGCCGTACATAGATCCCTTGTCGGACAAGAACAGGGACCTGCCACCCGAGCAGGTCCGAGAGATTTGCTCCCGGTACGGCGTGGTGGACATGGAGGCCAAACCCCTGATCGTCCTGGTCTCGCGCTTCGACCCCTTCAAAGGACACCGATACGCCCTCGAGGCCTTCAGACTGGTGCGGCAGGAGACGCGCTGCCAGCTCCTCATGGTCGGAGGCACGGCCAGCGACGACCCGGAAAACGAGGCCATTTTCGCGGAGCTCAAGGGAGAGGTGGAGGGCCTGCCAGACGTGCACCTGCTCAACTTGCCGGTGGACAGCCACATCGAGGTCAACGCGTTCCAGCGGGCCGCCCGAATCATCTTGCAGCCCTCGATCAAAGAGGGATTCGGGCTGACAGTCAGCGAGGGCATGTGGAAGGAAAAGCCGGTCATCGGAGGGGATGTGGGCGGTATCCCGTCCCAGATCACGGACGGCTACAACGGCTTTCTGGTGCCCCCTGGCAAGAAGGGCGTGGAGGAAATGGCAGACCGCGTCAACTACCTCCTGAAGAATCCCGGCTTTGCCCGGGAGATGGGAAAGAGGGGGAAAGAGGCCGTCAAGGAACGCTTTCTCCTGACCCGGGGCGTACTCGACGAGCTGAAGCTGATCAGGGGGCTGTTGGAACTCTGAGTGCGCCCGGGGGATAAAACC contains:
- a CDS encoding glycosyltransferase; this translates as GKFRSRRNPMPDTGVCPRIDWEGAFSAERLAAYASLVDQEKMDELLSLGRDLRGVKVQQINSARSGGGVAEMLRSLVPFERALGLDVTWDVIRAEPSFFIYTKTVHNFLQGRPNVPDLAGTKVYWDTNRQNYAAVREDADIIVVHDPQPAGLIKFAPEHVRRRQKWIWRCHIHLSREHQFVLDFIRSLTEEYDLVVFSAAKFLPRWKVTSAVILPYIDPLSDKNRDLPPEQVREICSRYGVVDMEAKPLIVLVSRFDPFKGHRYALEAFRLVRQETRCQLLMVGGTASDDPENEAIFAELKGEVEGLPDVHLLNLPVDSHIEVNAFQRAARIILQPSIKEGFGLTVSEGMWKEKPVIGGDVGGIPSQITDGYNGFLVPPGKKGVEEMADRVNYLLKNPGFAREMGKRGKEAVKERFLLTRGVLDELKLIRGLLEL